A region of the Azospirillum sp. B510 genome:
TGGCCGAGGCCGGACGGCTCGACCGGGCGATGATGCGGCGGTTCGGGACACTGGCCGGCTATGCCGCCGGCACGGCGGGGGTGGGTGGGCGGACGGCGGGGATCCTGTTCACCTGTTCCGCCTTCGCCCCGGCGATCGACGCGGTCAAGACGCGTCTGCCGATCCCGGTGCTGCGCCCGAACGAAGCGGCGTTCGAGGCGGCCCTGGCGATCGGCGACCGCATCGGCATCGTCGTCAGCTTCGGCCCGTCCGCCGCCTCGCTGCGCACCGAACTGCTGGAAATGGCGAAAGCCGTCGGCCGTCGGATCGAGGTCACGGTTGCCGTCGCCGACGGCGCATTGCCGGCACTCAAGAGCGGCGACGGCGCCGGTCATGACGAGCGGGTGGCACGCACCGCAGACCGTCTGCGGGACTGCGACGTGGTCATTCTCGGCCAGTTCTCGCTGGCCCGCGCCGAGGTGACGCTTCAGCCGCTGCTGGACGTTCCGGTCCTGACCACACCCGGAACGGCGGTCGAGGCGCTGCGCCGGCGGGCCTCGCCGCCCGCCTCGTGAAGCGCCCCAACCTCCGGGACCTGTGGCTGCCCGCTCAATAGCCGAGCGCGCAGCCGTCCTTGCGATGATCGGACCCGCCGACCAGGGTGCCGTTCTCCCAGTCGATGCCGATGGCCTGGGCGCCGCCGATCGCCCAGTTCGGCGCCTTCACGGTGAAGCCGCGGCGGGTCAGCTCGGCCCCGACCTTGTCGCGGACCGCCGTCTCGGCCTCGACGCTGCGGGTGCCGGGCAGGGGGAACAGGCGCGGCAGATCCATGGCGCTCTGGAGATCCAGGCCGTGGTCGAACAGCTTCGACAGGAAATGGGCATGGCCCATCGCCTGGTAATGCCCGCCCATCACGCCGAAGGTCAGGCTGACCCGGCCCTTCTCGGTGACCATGCCGGGAATAATGGTGTGCATCGGCCGCTTGCGCGGCGCCACCATGTTGGGATGCCCGTCGACCAGCGAGAAGCTCTGGCCCCGGTTGTGGAACAGCACGCCGGAACGCGGCGCCATCAGCCCGCTGCCATAGGGATGGAAGATCGAGCTGATGAAGCTGACGGCGGTGCGGTCCTTGTCGACCACGGCGATATAGACGGTGTCCTTGTGCTCGACGCCGTCGAACACACCCTTGGTGTCCAGCGCGCGGCCGAGGTCGATGCGGGCGGCAAGTTCGTCGGCCAGCGCATCGGACAGCAGATGCTCCGCCATCGAGGTCTTGGCATGGGCCGGATCGGCCAGGAAGGCGTCGCGGGCGGCATAGGCGAGCCGCGTCGCCTCGATCTCGACATGCAGATTGTCGACGCCGAGCGGATCGCCGGACGGCGAGAAGCGCTTCAGGATGTTCAGGATCATCAGGGCGATGATGCCCTGGCCGTTCGGCGGGCATTCATGGACGGTCCGGCCGCGATACTCGGTCTGGATCGGTGTCACATACTCGCCCTTGGCGGCGGCGAAATCCTCCAGGCTGTGGAAGCCGCCGACGCCGCGCAGGAACGCCACCATATCCTCGGCGATGGCGCCGCGATAGAAGGCGTCCGGCCCCTCGCGCCCGATGGCCTCCAGCGTGTCGGCCAGCAACGGCTGGGTCTGGACCGTGCCGGCGGCGGGGGCCCGCCCGTCCACCAGGAAGGTCGCGGCGGAGGTCGGGTCGCCGCGCAGCAGCTCGGTCTGCTGGGCGAGGTCGTGCGACACCCGCGGGGTGAGGGCATAGCCGTCGCGCGCCAGGGCGATGGCCGGGGCGAACACCTCGCTCAGCGGCATGCGGCCATGGTCGGCGACCAGCCGGGTCCAGGCCTCCACCGCGCCCGGCACCGTGACCGCATGGGGCGACTGGCGCCCGATCTCAGTGACACCCGCCGCGCGCAGGGCGTCGAGCGTCAGCGCCGCCGGCGTGCGGCCCGACCCGTTGTAGGCGCGGATGTCGGTCCCGCCCTGCGGGGCGACCAGGGCGAAACAATCGCCGCCGATACCGGTGGAGCCCGCCTCGACCACGCTCTGGACCGCGCAGGCCGCCACGGCGGCATCCATCGCGGTGCCGCCGGCCTTGAGAATCTCGACCGCCGTCAGGGTGGCGGCCGGGTGGGAGGTGGCCGCCATTCCGTTGCGGCCCATGGCGAGCGAGCGGCCAGGTTCTTCGAAATTGCGCATGGTCTCAGTGATGCTCCCCGATGTCGGTCTTACAGTGGACAGGCTGGACCGCGCTCACAGGTCGGTCCGACCGCGTTCCAGCCAGGCCAGCGTATCGTCCAACGCGCCGCCGATCTGCGCAACCACGTGGCGGACCTCGTCGGCGGTGATGATCAGCGGCGGGCAGAGATGGATCATGTCGCCCAGCGCCCGGGTGATGACGCCGCGCGCCTGGGCATATTTCCCGACCCGGTTCGCCACGCCGAGCGCCGGGTCGAACGGCGTCTTCGTCGCCTTGTCGCTGGTGATCTCCAGCGCGCCGATCAGCCCCATGCCGCGCTTGTCGCCGACCAGGGGATGGTCGGCCAACCCGTCCAGGGCGGCCTGCAGAACCGGGGCGACTTCCCGCACATGGCCGAGGATGTCGCGTTCCTCGTAGATCTTCAGGGTCTCCAACGCGACGGCGGTGGCGACCGGATGACCGCTGTAGGTGAAGCCATGGCCGAAGGTGCCGATGGCGCCGCCCTGCTCGCGGACCGCGCTGTAGATCGTCTCGTTCACCATCAGGGCGGAGATCGGTTGATAGCCGGCCGACAGCTGCTTGGCCATCGAGATCATGTCGGGCTTCAGGCCGAAGGCCTCACTGCCGAACATGGTGCCGAGACGGCCGAAGCCACAGATCACCTCGTCGGCGATCAGCAGGATGTCGTACTTGCGCAGAACCGCCTGGATCTTCTCGTAATAGGTCGCCGGCGGCACGATGCAGCCGCCGGACGCCATCAGCGGCTCGGCGAAGAAGGCGCCGATGGTGTCCGGCCCCTCGCGCAGGATCAGCGCCTCCAGCGAGTCGGCGCAGCGGGTCGCGAACTCCTCCTCGGTCTCGCCGGGCAGGCCGTGATGGTAGAGGCTCGGGCAGTCGGTGTGCAGGATGCCGGGCAGCGGCAGGTCGAACGCCTTGTGGGTGTAGGGCAGGCCGGTCAGGCTGGCCGAGGCCACCGTGACCCCGTGATAGGCGCGCAGGCGGGAGATGATCTTCTTCTTCCGCGGCTTGCCGATGGCGTTGTGATAGTACCAGACCAGCTTGATCGCGGTGTCGTTGGCCTCGGAACCGGAGTTGGCGAAGAACACCTTGGACATCGGCACCGGGGCCATGGCGAGCAGCCGCTCCGACAGCTCGATCGCCGTCTGGTGGGAACGGCCGCCGAAGCTGTGATAGAAGGGCAGGGCCTGCATCTGCCGGTGCGCCGCCTCGACCAGCCGGCTTTCGCTGAAGCCGAGCGAGGCGCAGAACAGGCCGGCCAGCGCCTCGACATAGCGGTTGCCGTCGCTGTCGATCACATGGATGCCGTCGCCGCCCGCCAGCACCAGCGGGCCGTCCGCCTCATGCACCACCGGGTTGGTGTAGGGGTGCAGGATGGAGGCGACATCCCGCGCTTCCAGCGAATTCGGCCGCCGGGCCTCACCATGCATCGTCGTCATCTCGGTCTCTCCCGCCGGTCGGCGCCGGCCAGTGGTTCGGTTGGTATCCAGTATTGTATACGATTTGGGGGCGGCCGGGGCGCAATCTCGACGGGCGCCACGATCCCTCCCCGCCCTCACGCACTCAGCCTTGGGTCATCAGGACTGCGTCCGCTTGATGAACTGGCGGAAGCGGTCGGTGCTGGGGTGGGCGAACATCTCCTCCGACGGCCCCTCCTCCTCGACCCGGCCCTGGTGCAGGAACATGCTGCGGGTCGAGACATGGCGGGCGAAGCCCATCTCATGGGTGACCACCAGCATGG
Encoded here:
- a CDS encoding aspartate aminotransferase family protein produces the protein MHGEARRPNSLEARDVASILHPYTNPVVHEADGPLVLAGGDGIHVIDSDGNRYVEALAGLFCASLGFSESRLVEAAHRQMQALPFYHSFGGRSHQTAIELSERLLAMAPVPMSKVFFANSGSEANDTAIKLVWYYHNAIGKPRKKKIISRLRAYHGVTVASASLTGLPYTHKAFDLPLPGILHTDCPSLYHHGLPGETEEEFATRCADSLEALILREGPDTIGAFFAEPLMASGGCIVPPATYYEKIQAVLRKYDILLIADEVICGFGRLGTMFGSEAFGLKPDMISMAKQLSAGYQPISALMVNETIYSAVREQGGAIGTFGHGFTYSGHPVATAVALETLKIYEERDILGHVREVAPVLQAALDGLADHPLVGDKRGMGLIGALEITSDKATKTPFDPALGVANRVGKYAQARGVITRALGDMIHLCPPLIITADEVRHVVAQIGGALDDTLAWLERGRTDL
- a CDS encoding aspartate/glutamate racemase family protein, with the translated sequence MTAEPMTGPRIALIHALEESVAPARAAFRAHWPEARIFDLLDTSLSADLAEAGRLDRAMMRRFGTLAGYAAGTAGVGGRTAGILFTCSAFAPAIDAVKTRLPIPVLRPNEAAFEAALAIGDRIGIVVSFGPSAASLRTELLEMAKAVGRRIEVTVAVADGALPALKSGDGAGHDERVARTADRLRDCDVVILGQFSLARAEVTLQPLLDVPVLTTPGTAVEALRRRASPPAS
- a CDS encoding gamma-glutamyltransferase family protein is translated as MRNFEEPGRSLAMGRNGMAATSHPAATLTAVEILKAGGTAMDAAVAACAVQSVVEAGSTGIGGDCFALVAPQGGTDIRAYNGSGRTPAALTLDALRAAGVTEIGRQSPHAVTVPGAVEAWTRLVADHGRMPLSEVFAPAIALARDGYALTPRVSHDLAQQTELLRGDPTSAATFLVDGRAPAAGTVQTQPLLADTLEAIGREGPDAFYRGAIAEDMVAFLRGVGGFHSLEDFAAAKGEYVTPIQTEYRGRTVHECPPNGQGIIALMILNILKRFSPSGDPLGVDNLHVEIEATRLAYAARDAFLADPAHAKTSMAEHLLSDALADELAARIDLGRALDTKGVFDGVEHKDTVYIAVVDKDRTAVSFISSIFHPYGSGLMAPRSGVLFHNRGQSFSLVDGHPNMVAPRKRPMHTIIPGMVTEKGRVSLTFGVMGGHYQAMGHAHFLSKLFDHGLDLQSAMDLPRLFPLPGTRSVEAETAVRDKVGAELTRRGFTVKAPNWAIGGAQAIGIDWENGTLVGGSDHRKDGCALGY